Proteins co-encoded in one Erwinia sp. genomic window:
- the dadA gene encoding D-amino acid dehydrogenase (ID:JIFNMEKO_01371;~source:Prodigal:2.6), translating to MQVIILGSGIIGVTSAWYLAKAGHDVTVIDRQTSAAQETSAGNAGQLSYGYAAPWAAPGIPVKALKWMFQTHSPLAICPDGTLRQLAWMLQMLRNCNASRYAINKSRMVRLANYSRQMIAALRAETGIHYEGREAGTLQLFRTQQQLDNASRDIEVLQKAGVAYNLMTSEQLSASEPALATVAHKLTGGLQLPGDETGDCQLFTQTLAEMARARGVKFIFCETVDRLLHSGSKVTGVQCGENCYQADNYVVALGAYSPVLLRGLIDIPVYPVKGYSLTIPIADTAKAPVSTILDETYKVAVTRFDKRIRVGGMAEMVGFNTELKQRRRETLEMVVNDLFPGSGHTEEAIFWSGLRPMTPDGTPVIGKTHMTNLYLNTGHGTLGWTLACGSGALIADIVSGQTTDIEADDLAIMRY from the coding sequence ATGCAAGTAATTATACTGGGCAGTGGCATCATCGGCGTTACCAGCGCCTGGTATCTCGCTAAAGCCGGCCATGATGTTACTGTGATTGATCGTCAGACCTCCGCGGCACAGGAAACCAGTGCAGGCAATGCCGGTCAGTTATCCTATGGTTATGCCGCCCCCTGGGCTGCGCCAGGTATTCCCGTCAAAGCGTTGAAATGGATGTTTCAAACGCATTCCCCTCTGGCTATCTGCCCGGATGGCACGCTAAGGCAATTAGCGTGGATGTTGCAAATGCTGCGGAATTGCAATGCCAGTCGCTATGCCATCAATAAATCACGGATGGTGCGCCTCGCCAATTATAGCCGTCAGATGATTGCTGCATTGCGTGCTGAAACAGGTATTCACTACGAGGGAAGAGAAGCCGGAACACTGCAACTGTTCCGCACGCAGCAACAACTGGATAATGCCAGCCGTGACATTGAGGTGCTCCAAAAAGCAGGGGTTGCATATAATCTGATGACATCAGAACAACTTTCTGCCTCGGAACCTGCGCTGGCCACAGTTGCGCATAAGCTAACCGGGGGGCTCCAGTTGCCCGGTGATGAAACAGGTGATTGCCAGTTATTTACCCAGACACTGGCAGAGATGGCCCGCGCTCGGGGTGTCAAATTTATCTTCTGTGAAACGGTCGATAGATTGTTACACAGTGGCAGTAAAGTCACTGGTGTGCAGTGTGGTGAAAATTGCTATCAGGCAGATAACTATGTTGTTGCGTTGGGGGCGTACTCTCCGGTCCTGTTACGCGGTCTAATCGATATCCCTGTTTACCCGGTGAAAGGTTATTCCCTGACTATTCCCATTGCTGATACAGCGAAAGCGCCGGTGTCAACGATTCTTGATGAAACGTATAAAGTTGCAGTGACGCGTTTTGATAAGCGAATTCGTGTCGGTGGAATGGCTGAAATGGTAGGATTTAACACTGAACTGAAGCAAAGACGCCGGGAAACGCTGGAAATGGTAGTCAATGATCTCTTCCCCGGAAGTGGTCATACTGAAGAGGCGATATTCTGGAGTGGCTTGCGACCAATGACACCCGATGGCACGCCGGTTATCGGTAAAACCCACATGACTAACCTGTATCTGAACACCGGCCATGGCACCCTGGGCTGGACTCTGGCATGCGGTTCTGGTGCGTTGATTGCTGATATTGTCTCGGGACAAACAACCGATATCGAAGCGGACGATTTGGCGATCATGCGTTACTGA